Genomic segment of Arachis hypogaea cultivar Tifrunner chromosome 11, arahy.Tifrunner.gnm2.J5K5, whole genome shotgun sequence:
aatcACTTAACATTTATATTCCCAAGTTGAcgtttaacaaatttaaaaatgaatATTCCTAAATATAAATCAATATCGTATCAAAATAGATTTATGAATATGTTAAGAAATTAGAACGAAACTTATACTAAATTTGAATATATGGAGCaataaactaaattaattttataatacatTTATTATAAACTTttgaaatatcaattttttttattatttgtattttatgatGCACAGACATTGACACAGACATGAAATACGATATAATACAGGATATACTgacacatgaattttaaattcttataaaatacacgtatatatataaaatttgaaatattttttaaaaaaataataataatatttaatattttattaatattaaaatataaattaatcttttaatttttataatattttattttaattatataaaatatttaaaatattttttattttaataaataataacatatactatttttagatttattgGCCAATTATACGATACAGATACACAGTAAAGATATTCCTTTTGAATGATTGAGGTATTGACACGTGGATACTTGTTTTGTAAAAGCTGCAAGCTCGCCCATGGATGTTAGAGCATGGCAAATGTGGCTTTAGGTGTAGCCGTATAGGTGTTATTTTGGTGAGTCACAAACGAGGTACTTAAGTGGTGGGCTCCATTTTGATGTTTGGCTATTTTTGTCAATAATGAACGTAGTTATATAAGTGTAGACTTATCAATGGAcgctttttaattttcatattggaCCGGGGCTGGGGTATCACAGGGATATGGGGGTGGCTGGTGTGTAACCAGGTTGTGGTGTCAGGGGGAGTGGGACTCGGACCCTCCGAGTTCAAGCAACAAAACGCACGGTCCGAGTCCAGTGCATGGTGATGAAGTTGGTGAGGGACTCGGACCCTCCGAGTTGGCCTGCGTCACGGACCGTCCGATTTCGGTCTGGATAGTCGCACGGTCCGAGTCCAGTGCTGTAGTGTACACGCGGCGCTTCCCCCTTGAGTCCCTATTCGGTGGGCATCACACACTTAGTAAAGGAGAACCCTACTCCCTTACCATCCGAATCCCTCCTTCACTCTCACCAACCTTTCTCCCCCAAAACCTTCATCTTCATTTCTCTGAAAGCTTGCATGGTGGAGGAGCATCATTGatggggaaaaaattaaaaattaaagatgtTGATCGATCTGAGCTTCATATTATTCACTATCTCAGTGATCCTGATTATGTAagtattttttgaatttcttttgaatttttttaatttttttatagttatagttattaaaaaatagaatttcaATATTATGATTGTTGTTAGGATACACAGTTGAAGAATATAAATAGAATGATTACGACTGATTTGTTAGTATTAGttagattattttaaattatgttgAACAGATTAATAATTATGTTTAtgatgattaaaatttattttatgattatattaTTGTTGTTAGTTAGACATGCATTTGAAAAACATAAATGGAATGATTATGActtgtttaaaattattttacagattaataattatataaatcatgATTAGAAAATTTGTTATGATTATGTAGTTGTTAGAGATTTATGTAGTTGAAGAATATAAATAGATAGAATGGTTATGACTAATTTTGAAATATTTGTTAGgttgtatttaaatatttttttaagtattattaACTATATATATCATGATAAGAAAATTTGTTATGGttatgttgttgttcttctttagTTTTGTGTTTTTGGCTGTAGTAGTAAGTAGAACATaatgtaaatttttaataaatttatttaattgtagtataattattatttgtaagccaATGGTATTTGAATGAATGTGTTTTTAAGAAATTAAGTGTAACTGTTATCGATTTTGGTTAGATGTTATTATTATTGTGGTGAAGTGTTAATGCTGAGTTGATTAGAAAGGTTTTTTTAATTAAGCCATGTTAGATATTTCTTTATgggaaaatttaaataattttaaatgtagTAATTATTATTAGCAAGTTAATTATTAGTGTTGTTAGAATATGAATGATGGCATATATAGATTTATTCAAATTTTTGTATTGTATTGCAGGggaaaaattttttaacaaaagtgtaattaattaattaatgttcgATATTATTGTGGATGTTGTAAATATTGTTGAGATTTATGATTAGGAATATATGTATTTGTAATGAGTTTCATTAGCAACTCTTAATAATTTGATTAGtaatttgttatgtttttttgTAGAAATCAAGAATGTTGACATGTAACCATCCACTTCCTCCGGATCGGTACAACGAAAGGGTGGAGGATCATCTGCGAATTACCGGGTTCTATCATGCATCTCAGATTGGGATAGTGCAGTGTCAGAAAGCATTGGTAAATGCTCTAATTGAACGTTGGCACCCAGAGACACATACGTTCCACCTTCCCATTGGTGAATGTGCTGTGACACTTGAAGATGTAGCTATGATTCTTGGTCTTCCCACAGATGGTCTTCCGGTCACAGGGATGACAATGAGCAGTTATGAAGCGTTGGAGGCGGAGTGTTTGCTTCAACTTGGAGCTGCACCGCGTATGTCTGACTGTAGATCTAGTTGCATAAAACTTACCTGGCTGCgtgatttaaaagaaaatttacagTTGATTGATGATATCAGTATACAGAGGTATGTGAGGTGCCATATTATGTTGTTGATCGGGACGATCTTGTTTGGGATAAGTCTGGGGCAGGAGTGCATTGGAAATTTCTACCCTTGCTACGTGATTTTGGTAGTATTGGTCAGTATAGTTGGGGAGCGGCATGCCTGGCACATCTCTACAGGGCATTATGCCGTGCATCCCGTTTTAACTGCAAGGAAATAGATGGTCCACTAACACTTCTACTCTGTTGGGCTTGGATCAGGATGCCATACCTATCGCCGCTACCTAGGGAACCTCGAAGTTTTCCACTAGCAAACAGGTAATAATTTGTTAGAATGTACCCGTATGTTGATATTTATGATTCATTTAATGGTAGCTGAGGTAATTGAATATATCATAATAGGTGGCGGAACTGGGAGCGTGGTGACCGACGATTTAGATACTTGAAGTTAGCTCACTTTAGGAAGTCATTTGATGAACTTCAGGAAGGGCAGGTATGTTTCAATGAAAGTTGTATTAGTTTTATGTTTAGGGTCTAAGACATAAGTATACAGCATTGTCTTTGTAATTGGCTTTGTGGACTGTTATGTTGAGGTTCCTTTATTTTTTTCCAGTTTATTTGGGTTGCTTATGCTGTGGATCGGGTGGATCCGAACATCATTCCTCCTGAAATCTACATGCAGTCGGTGGTTTGGAGTGCTACAGTTCCGTTGGTATCATTTGAATGTGTCGAGTGGCATGCTACCGATAGATTTAGGCGACAGTTTGGTTTGGTTCAGGGACTACCTAGTCAGGAGCGGAATCTAGAGAAGGCGCATGGAGAAACCCTGAAGGGGCCCAAGAATCTTAATTGGGCCACGGAAGCGAGTCATTCAAAATGGGTGATGCATTGGTCAAACAGGTATAACTACATTCTATCTGAGCTTCCGATGCCTTCACATGATCTACTAGATAGATACATGCATTGGTACCGATCAAAATATGGGAACCACTTGAACATGTCAAATCTTGTGGGTCAAGATAATGATGAAGGTGATCAGGATATGGAGGAAGGTGATCAGGATTTGGATGAGGATAATCAGGATACCGATGAGGGTAGTCAGGATATGGATGCTGACAATGAAGTAGAAGAGCCACATTCGCCGCATATATTACCTCCAACACCGATTCCAGAAGAACAACCTCAGTCCTCAAGCCATTATGTACCTCAGACACAGTTCCCCCCATCAGTTCCAATCAGTCAACAATATTGGGGTACCTCACAATTTGAAACAGGAGAAGGAGGTTCCTTTAGCCAGTTGCTTGGGTTGATGTCTGCAGATCCTGGACTACCACAATATGGCCAACAGCCTGACTTCATGGCTGGTAGGTATTCATTGGATGCTAGGTATCCGGGCCATACATCATCGGTTGCTTCTGGGGGGTTTGTGTCGGTTGACTCTAGTAGGAGTAATGACGGACGCGGAGCTTTTTTTAGTCAGAATCCTAACCGTGTATCCATGGGACTCATTGAAGAAGATGCTAACACACCCGAGAGGGAGACAGATGCGTATCTAGTAGATGACCCGGATGACGAGGAGGATCATGATGACGATGAAATAGAGGAGTTTGACGAGGATGAAGAATCTCGTAATGATGGTATTATGTTTTGTATTCTACTTTACATGTtccattacttttttattttatgttcatAACTGGcatctattttttacttttagtaAATCTTATGTGGTTTATGTCTTGCTGTGATTACCTGCTGcgcataatttaattattttttataatttctatACAGGTCATGCACGCACTCCGGATGAAACCTCCAAAGGTTACAATCTGAGGATTGATCCACCACGTCGCAGTGCTAGTCGCTACACTCCATCTGTCTTCAAAAAGGCGGCCAAGAAATGCAAGAATTTAGTCAAGGATGTGAAGTGGGCCATGAGAAAGTAGTTGCCTTGTAACTTATTTATTTAAGTAGTAATCACGTGGACCATGTTGTATTTATGTAGTATGTTTTGAGTATGTACGCACTACATTTATGTTGTATGTTTAGAGTATGTACGCACTACATTTATGTTGTATGTTTAGAGTATTTACGCACTACGGACACTATTCAGGTATTGCTAACCTTTAGTACGCAGTAAGGTACAGGTGCTATATATGTACCCATTATTGTTGTTCAGTCATACAAGCAGATTGGACCGGAACTTGCCGGTTCATTTATACATTCAGATTGCACCGGAAAGGCCGGTTCAATCGTAAAATCAGATTGCACAGGCCAGGCCGGTTCATTACGAAAAACAGATTGAACCGGACCGACCGGTTCAGTTATACAATCAGAGtgaaccggaccggccggttcattcATAAAATCAGCTTGACCCGGACAGGCCGTTTGATTCATAAAATCAGATTGCACCGGACCGGACGGTTCATTTTGAATAATAGATtgaaccggaccggccggttcatgTATACAACCCAattggaccggaccggccggttcatttTTACAATCACATTGCACCGAAAAGGCCAATTCATTCAAAAAATCAGATTGAAGCGGACCGGCCGGTTTTTTCAAAAAATCAGGTTGAACCGGACCAGACGGGTCATTCATAAAATCCGGTtgaaccggaccggccggttctaCAAGGAACACATTGCAATACATAAACCGTTTTAACATAAAAACATCAGAAAAACATTACATAATGTTCCACATATCAGGTCAAGTTCTATCAAAATGACAACCCATGACATAATAGTGACGTGCCACACCAACCACAATGTGAACCTACTGAGCATCTCCGTCGGCAGTTCTACCAGCTGACTGACGGCATCTACTACGACTGTGTCCCTCAGCTCCACATAGCGTACATCGCCTAGGACGACGTAACATTCgcgtgtccatctcattcaagaaacGCGTCATCCTGGGGCGCCCTTTCGAGACACGTCTCAGATACGGATTCGGTACGTAGCGAGGACCGTTGTATGCAGGCCACGTCGTCGGGTTACCTAGTGGCCTAAATCTTGCTCGGTACACCCGCCGAACTTGGTCCATCTTATACACATCATGCACATATAGCTTCCAATCCAGTCGCTGGTTTGCGCAACATGCGAACACATGTCTGCAGGGGATCCGGTCCACCTGGAACTCACCACAATCACATCGAAGGGCGCGTAGATCGACTGCAAACTCCAGTCCGCTTGGCATCTCACGCACCTCGAAGACCTCATTCTACCGGTCAAAGCAACTGACCTGTATGTTTCCTGATGCAAGTTGGTTTGCATGCAACTTCGAGGTCACGACTTCGGAGAACACATGGCCAGCATTAATCCGCGCTTCTGCCTCGGCTCTTTTTCTGGTGAAAAGCTCGTTTAGCCTGTAGAATGTTGCCTTGACAAGAGCAGTAATAGGAagattgcgtgcacccttcaaCACTGAATTGATGCATTCCACTAGATTCGTTGTCATGTGACCCCATCGGTATCCACCATCAAACGCCAATGCGTACTGTTCGCG
This window contains:
- the LOC112720622 gene encoding uncharacterized protein, with translation MKVFIWVAYAVDRVDPNIIPPEIYMQSVVWSATVPLVSFECVEWHATDRFRRQFGLVQGLPSQERNLEKAHGETLKGPKNLNWATEASHSKWVMHWSNRYNYILSELPMPSHDLLDRYMHWYRSKYGNHLNMSNLVGQDNDEGDQDMEEGDQDLDEDNQDTDEGSQDMDADNEVEEPHSPHILPPTPIPEEQPQSSSHYVPQTQFPPSVPISQQYWGTSQFETGEGGSFSQLLGLMSADPGLPQYGQQPDFMAGRYSLDARYPGHTSSVASGGFVSVDSSRSNDGRGAFFSQNPNRVSMGLIEEDANTPERETDAYLVDDPDDEEDHDDDEIEEFDEDEESRNDGHARTPDETSKGYNLRIDPPRRSASRYTPSVFKKAAKKCKNLVKDVKWAMRK